The following proteins come from a genomic window of Maniola hyperantus chromosome 8, iAphHyp1.2, whole genome shotgun sequence:
- the LOC117984309 gene encoding RNA-binding protein 7 translates to MIEEDNKTLWCGNLAEQVTEELLYELFLQAGPLEKVRIPRDRDGRQKNFAFITFCHEVSVPYAIGLFRGTSLFHRALNLDTRGRVTRLPPPIRSGTDALPITDFNGQANIAKQFADMTERLWEENPRPSHMPTQRPERNDKLVMASLQGNWSHRHHPYKPKENKAQHQNEYRHKDDKFKRETRNKHNSWRDRRGYGNRRRD, encoded by the exons ATGATTGAGGAGGATAATAAAACGCTCTGGTGTGGCAATTTAGCTGAACAAGTGACTGAAGAGCTGTTGTACGAGCTCTTTTTACAG GCAGGTCCACTAGAAAAAGTAAGAATTCCAAGAGATCGTGATGGGCGCCAAAAAAACTTTGCGTTTATAACATTTTGCCATGAAGTGTCAGTACCTTACGCTATAGGCCTTTTCCGGGGTACGTCTCTATTCCACAGAGCCTTGAATTTGGATACAAGAGGTAGAGTGACGAGGCTCCCTCCTCCTATACGCAGTGGCACAGATGCTCTGCCAATTACTGACTTTAATGGCCAAGCAAACATTGCAAAACAGTTTGCAGATATGACCGAAAGACTATGGGAGGAGAACCCTAGACCTAGCCATATGCCAACGCAGAGACCAGAGAGAAATGATAAGCTAGTGATGGCCAGTTTACAAGGTAACTGGTCGCACCGACATCATCCATACAAACCCAAGGAAAATAAGGCTCAACATCAGAATGAATATAGACATAAAGATGACAAGTTTAAAAGAGAAACTAGGAACAAACATAACTCGTGGAGGGATAGGAGGGGCTATGGGAATCGTAGGCGAGATTGA